GTCGATCGCGCGCGCGACGCCGTCGCTCACGCCTCCCTCGCCGACCTGCACGAGCGCCTTGCGCGGGTTCGCGAGGCCGCGCAGGTAGCGGCGCTGGAAGCCGGCGAGGCGCTTCGTCGGATCGTCGGGGGCGGTCGGCACGTGCGGCCTCGGCGCGCGGCGCCGGGAGGCGGTGCGCGGCAATACGGCAATACGGCAATACGGCGAGTCGGCGAGCGCTGCGTCGGGCGCTGGCCTGGGGCGCCGCGGCGACGGACGGGCGGCAGGGTAGGGGCGCGCCGCCGCGCGCGCACGCGGGCGCATGCGCACCTCAACGGCAGCGCGGCGGCTGCCGATAGGCGCGCCTGTCATGAGCGCCGCATCCACCAAGACGCCGTCGTTGCTGGGCCGCCTCGCGGTCAAGCTCGAGATGATCACGATGGAGCAGCTTCGCGACGCGACGGCTGCCCAGGGCCGCCACCCCGAGAAGCGCCTCGGCGAGATCCTGCTCGAGCTCGGCCATCTCGACCGGGCGGCGCTCGACAAGCTCGAGAAGGTGCAGCGCGACGTCGTCGCCAAGCACCGCGCCAAGCGCGCGGCGGGTGCGAGCCCGCTCGCGGACGCCGAGAAGGTCGAGGCGGCGCCGGCGCCCACCGCGGCCGATCGCGCGCGCAAGGCCGCGCTGCCGCCGAGCGATGCCGATGCCGGCGCGCCGAATCCCTCCCGCAAGGCGCCGACCGCCGCGCCGCCGACTCCGTCCGCGGCGCCCGCAGAGGCGGCGAGCGGCGACGCGAGCGAGCTCGACTTCGCGATCGGCGACGACGTCCCGTACGTCGCGATCGGCGACGACGCCGGACCGGCGCCCGAGCTCGAGCTCGCCTCCGGCCCCGGCCACGCGTCCGCCCCCGAGCCCGCACCCGCCGCCGCGTCGGTAGCTGCGACCGATCCGCCGCCGATCCGCCCTTCGCCGGCGGAGGCCGTCGCGGCCGCGCGTCCGCCGGTGGCTGCCGAGGGCGCCGAGGTCGCGGGCGGCGAGCACGGCGACTCGCTCGATCTCGCGCTGTCGTTCGGCAGCGGCGAGCGCGAGCGGCTCGCGACGCTGCTCGGCGACGCCGTCGCCGGCGGCGCGAGCGACGTGCACGTGCACGCGGGCGCGCCGCTCAAGCTGCGCGTCAACGGCGCGCTCGCGGACACGGGCGCCGAGCCGCTCTCCGCGGACGCCGCGACGCAGCTCGTGCTCGCCGCGCTCACGCCGGCCGAGCAGCGCGAGCTCGCGCGCGCGGGCGAGATCGACAGCTGCCTCTCGCTCCCCGGCGTCGGGCGCTTCCGCATGAACGCCTATCGTCAGCAGCGCGGCTTCGACGCCGTCTTCCGCGCGATCCCCGCGAAGCCGCCGACGCTCGAATCGCTCGGGCTCCCGAACGCGCTCGCGAAGTTCACCAACTACCACCAGGGCATGGTGCTCGTCACCGGGCCGGCGGGCTGTGGCAAGTCGTCGACCATGGCCGCGCTCGTGAACCTGATCAACGAGGAGCGCGACGAGCACATCCTCACGGTCGAGGACCCGATCGAGTACCTGCACGCGCCGAAGCGCTGCCTCGTGAACCAGCGCCACGCGGGACGCCACACGGGGAGCTTCGCGCGCGCCCTTCGCGCCGCGTTGCGCGAGGACCCCGACGTGATCGTGATCGGCGAGCTGCGCGACCTCGAGACCATCTCGCTCGCGATGACGGCCGCCGAGACGGGTCACTTCGTGCTCGCGACGCTGCACACGGCGAACGCCGTCCGCACCATCAACCGCATGATCGGCGCCTTCCCGTCGAACCGGCAGGACCAGGTGCGCACGATGCTCTCGGAGTCGCTGCGCGCCGTCATCTCGCAGCGCCTCGTGCCGACGGTCGACGGCTCGCGACGCGTGCCGGCGCTCGAGCTGCTCGTCATCAACAAGGCCATCGCGAATCTGATCCGCGACGAGAAGACGGTGCAGATCCGCTCGTCGATCCAGACCGGCTCGTCGCACGGCATGTGCCTGCTCGAGCAGTCGCTGAACGAGCTCGTCCGCGCCGGCACCATCGACAAGGAGACGGCGCTGTACATCGCCGAGGACAAGAAGCTCATCACCGCCTAGCGAGCTGGGCCGACGAAGGAACGACGCGTGGCACGACTCGACGAGATGCTCGTCTACCTCAAGGACAACGACGGCTCGGACCTGCACCTCGCCGCGGGGCTCGAGCCGCGAATCCGCGCGAAGGGGCGCATCCGCGCGATCGAGGGGCGCGACCG
This Myxococcota bacterium DNA region includes the following protein-coding sequences:
- a CDS encoding PilT/PilU family type 4a pilus ATPase: MSAASTKTPSLLGRLAVKLEMITMEQLRDATAAQGRHPEKRLGEILLELGHLDRAALDKLEKVQRDVVAKHRAKRAAGASPLADAEKVEAAPAPTAADRARKAALPPSDADAGAPNPSRKAPTAAPPTPSAAPAEAASGDASELDFAIGDDVPYVAIGDDAGPAPELELASGPGHASAPEPAPAAASVAATDPPPIRPSPAEAVAAARPPVAAEGAEVAGGEHGDSLDLALSFGSGERERLATLLGDAVAGGASDVHVHAGAPLKLRVNGALADTGAEPLSADAATQLVLAALTPAEQRELARAGEIDSCLSLPGVGRFRMNAYRQQRGFDAVFRAIPAKPPTLESLGLPNALAKFTNYHQGMVLVTGPAGCGKSSTMAALVNLINEERDEHILTVEDPIEYLHAPKRCLVNQRHAGRHTGSFARALRAALREDPDVIVIGELRDLETISLAMTAAETGHFVLATLHTANAVRTINRMIGAFPSNRQDQVRTMLSESLRAVISQRLVPTVDGSRRVPALELLVINKAIANLIRDEKTVQIRSSIQTGSSHGMCLLEQSLNELVRAGTIDKETALYIAEDKKLITA